One Bosea sp. 685 DNA segment encodes these proteins:
- a CDS encoding antitoxin Xre/MbcA/ParS toxin-binding domain-containing protein, whose product MGLAQYADDGIFAPRKIADVFRTTSEEVARTAGLGKDAVQRRDRVQSDRTQSRLREMIEVINKVEPRFGSALIAYAWYRSEPLSGFSGQTAMQLVRAGRAEDVLDYVDAVDAGVHA is encoded by the coding sequence ATGGGTCTTGCTCAGTACGCGGATGACGGCATTTTTGCTCCTCGCAAAATCGCCGACGTTTTCCGCACCACCAGCGAAGAGGTCGCCCGTACCGCTGGTCTCGGCAAGGACGCCGTCCAGCGCCGCGACCGGGTTCAATCGGACCGGACGCAAAGCCGGCTGCGCGAGATGATCGAGGTGATCAACAAAGTTGAGCCGCGCTTTGGCTCAGCGCTGATCGCCTATGCCTGGTATCGTTCGGAACCGCTGTCCGGGTTTTCCGGCCAGACCGCGATGCAGCTTGTGCGCGCGGGTCGTGCCGAAGATGTTCTCGACTATGTCGACGCGGTGGATGCGGGCGTGCACGCCTGA
- a CDS encoding TRAP transporter large permease subunit, which translates to MSAAIGDPHNMVALNPGRSSGLIGRIERGLRLLVEIPAAAVVVAEVVILFLGILARTFHQPLIWSDELASILFLWLAMLGSTIAVQRTSHMRLTFFVSFLSPRAEAWAATLAAGGVAIFLALILHPTWEYMEDQSFVETPALGWPGTIRAAAIPVGCLIALVSVLLSLARHSWRDVLSVAALYALIAGALYLIGPSLKGLGNWNLLIFFVGLLGLAVMAGVPIAFSFCLATAAFLLITTRTPLLVVVGRIDEGMSSLILLAVPLFVLLGQLVEATGMARVMVAFLASVLGHVRGGMSYVMLGAMLLVSGISGSKTADMAAIAPVLFPEMRKRGMKDGELVSLLAASGAMSETIPPSIVLIAIASVTGVSIAALFTAGILPALVLALVLALVARYRAGKEEDASIKIERAPMSLVAKTLWIAIPALILPFLIRSAVVEGVATATEVSTIGIAYSLVLGLLIYRGGLVWKNALPMLVQTASLSGAILFIVGAASAMAWALAQSGFSHELAARMANVPGGANGFLLISVIAFIVLGSVLEGIPAIVLFGPLLFPIAKQFGIHEVHYSMVVILAMGLGLFAPPFGLCYYAACIIGDVPPDAGMRRIWIYLAWLFLGLLLITFIPWISIGFL; encoded by the coding sequence ATGAGCGCGGCGATCGGCGATCCGCATAATATGGTCGCACTCAACCCGGGGCGCAGCTCCGGGTTGATCGGGAGGATCGAGCGCGGCTTGCGCCTGCTCGTCGAAATCCCTGCCGCGGCGGTCGTCGTCGCCGAGGTGGTGATCCTGTTCCTGGGGATTCTCGCCCGCACCTTCCACCAGCCGCTGATCTGGTCGGACGAACTGGCCTCGATCCTGTTCCTCTGGCTCGCCATGCTGGGCAGCACGATTGCCGTCCAGCGCACATCGCATATGCGATTGACCTTCTTCGTCTCGTTCCTCTCGCCGCGCGCCGAGGCCTGGGCGGCAACGCTTGCGGCCGGGGGCGTCGCGATCTTCCTTGCCCTGATCCTGCATCCGACCTGGGAGTATATGGAGGATCAGTCCTTTGTTGAGACGCCCGCACTCGGCTGGCCCGGCACCATCCGCGCCGCCGCCATTCCGGTGGGCTGCCTGATCGCGCTGGTCAGCGTGCTCTTGAGCCTGGCGCGGCATTCATGGCGCGATGTGCTCTCGGTCGCGGCGCTGTATGCGCTGATCGCCGGTGCGCTTTATCTCATCGGCCCCTCGCTGAAGGGGCTCGGCAACTGGAACCTGCTGATCTTCTTCGTCGGGCTGCTCGGCCTTGCCGTCATGGCGGGCGTGCCGATCGCTTTTTCCTTCTGCCTGGCAACGGCAGCCTTCCTGCTGATCACGACGCGGACGCCGCTGCTGGTCGTGGTCGGGCGCATCGATGAGGGCATGAGCTCGCTGATCCTGCTCGCCGTGCCGCTCTTCGTCTTGCTCGGGCAACTGGTCGAGGCGACCGGCATGGCGCGCGTCATGGTCGCGTTTCTCGCCTCAGTGCTCGGCCATGTCCGGGGCGGCATGTCCTATGTCATGCTGGGGGCGATGCTGCTGGTCTCGGGCATTTCAGGCTCGAAGACCGCCGATATGGCGGCGATCGCCCCGGTGCTGTTTCCGGAGATGCGCAAGCGCGGCATGAAGGATGGCGAGCTCGTCTCGCTGCTCGCCGCGTCGGGCGCGATGAGCGAGACGATCCCGCCCTCGATCGTGCTGATCGCGATCGCCTCGGTCACCGGTGTCTCGATCGCGGCGCTGTTCACCGCCGGCATCCTGCCGGCGCTGGTGCTGGCCTTGGTGCTGGCGCTGGTGGCGCGCTATCGCGCCGGAAAAGAGGAGGATGCCAGCATCAAGATCGAGCGTGCGCCGATGTCGCTCGTGGCCAAGACGCTCTGGATCGCGATCCCGGCGCTGATCCTGCCCTTCCTGATCCGCAGCGCGGTGGTCGAGGGCGTCGCGACCGCCACCGAGGTCTCGACCATCGGCATCGCCTACAGCCTCGTGCTCGGGCTCCTGATCTATCGCGGCGGGCTGGTTTGGAAGAACGCCCTGCCGATGCTGGTGCAGACGGCCTCGCTCTCGGGCGCGATCCTGTTCATCGTCGGCGCAGCCAGCGCCATGGCCTGGGCGCTTGCCCAGTCGGGTTTCTCACACGAACTGGCAGCGCGCATGGCAAACGTGCCGGGCGGCGCCAATGGCTTCCTGCTGATCTCGGTGATCGCCTTCATCGTGCTCGGCAGCGTGCTGGAGGGCATTCCGGCGATCGTGCTGTTCGGGCCGCTGCTGTTCCCGATCGCCAAGCAGTTCGGCATCCACGAGGTGCATTACAGCATGGTCGTCATCCTCGCGATGGGGCTCGGGCTGTTCGCGCCGCCCTTCGGGCTTTGCTATTACGCCGCCTGCATCATTGGCGACGTGCCGCCCGATGCCGGCATGCGCCGCATCTGGATCTACCTGGCCTGGCTCTTCCTGGGCCTGCTGCTGATCACCTTCATCCCGTGGATCTCGATCGGGTTTCTGTGA